In bacterium, the DNA window GGAAAAAGCCTGTTTTTTTTCCTGTTATGTTTTCCCATCCCCCAAATGAGTCAATATTTCCGTTTTCAGGGAATTCAGGTATCCCGGCCGGCCGGGATATCGTGATTGAAAAATTTTTAAAACTGGCAGAGCCTTTGCAGTTTACCATGAACGGGCATATTCGTATTTCATCTACATTGTCAGGTACCTGAAACCGGCATTCCGTCTTATGCCAGATATGAGTCCCCTGCATAGTGGGAGAAGCTACATATCCCGCCCATTTCCCTTTTTCCCAGAACTCGATTTTAAGCTGTGCTCCACCCCATGGGCTTGAAGAAAGGATATCCTTTGTTTTTATCAGGCATTGCGCCTTATAGGTTTTATCTTTTCGAAAGCTTTTTATCGGCTGATACCATGTTGCGAGGGAAAAGGAATCAGGTATTGTAATGTTGAGATATCCGGATCTCTTGTTGAAGGTAAATTCAGCGGAGTCTTTCGGCTGCCATGTATTCCAGCTTTCAGTCCCGCCTTGCAAATTGCCGTTTTTGACGAGGTTGCTTTCTTCCATATCTGAGAAACGGGATCTTCTGACCGAAGCCAGGCCTGAGGTTGCGGCAATAAGAAAGATTATGATGAAGAAAAAAGTCCGGCTGCTCATACTGCTTCCTTTCGTTATAGTTTAAGGTTGGCAAGATTATACAGCACAATCAATCCGGCTGGCAAAATAAAAAAACCCCGGTGACAATAAGCCACCGGGGCGAAAAAACCAATGAAAAATTTATTCTTTACGCTCTATTTTATTGCAGATTTTTGTTTTCCAGTTTTCTACATGCTGACGTCCGGAAGGGCGGGCTGTAGATTGGTCTTCTGTCCTGCGGTCAGCTGCCCAGTCTCTTGCTCCGCCGGGTGTGCGTTCAAGTTTTTTGCCTTCAGTTTTACCAAGGGTATCAGATGTTTTCTGTTTAACACTTGAAGGGTTGATCTTCGGATGATCTGTTCCCTGGTAAGGCATGCCTCTTTCTCTCTTGCTTGTCACCGCAAAAGCAGGAACAGAAAGAGAAAGAACAAAAGCGATACAAACTGCCAAACAAACAAATTTCTTCATTCCACACTCCTTTTTTTTAATTTATCTGCAAATTATAGTTAAAGATGAAAAAATATTCAAGTCTTTTATATAAAGACATTATATTAGTTTATTGTCATTAATTCAAGACGTATTATCACCCCAGGTGAGCTATGAGCATTGTGGCGATATCTTCATACTCCTTATCGCAGGTCTTTGAGAATTTTATGCCGGTCATGATAAACTGTTTTCCTTTAAGGTCGAGCGGTCTTGACCACAGTGTTTTCCCCTTGATTTCAATGGGATTAATCATGTCTTTTGACTTAAAAGCAAGTATTACGTTGACATTCTGATTCAGAGAAACGGCGCTTACGATTTTAGCTCCCGCCCGTGATATATCGGATATATGGACATGTATGGGTTCGCTTTTGCCGATAAACCCCTTTTTGAAAACTTTTATAGTGCCCGAAATCTTTAAACGCTGGAATCTGCGTCTTTCGCCTTTCATGAACCCTTCCCTCTTCTCTTACTTTCTAATTTCCAGTATCTTACGATAAAACCTGAAGAATTATTTGTCAAGATATAATGTTTTATGTTGAAAGTTCCCGTTTAAATGCAGTAATATATCTAACTTAAGTTTAAAAATTAAATGTACTTATGGAGCATTAAAAATGAAAATATTACTTGCGGGTTTGGGAAGGTGGGGAAGCAACCATTTAAGAATACTTAAGATGCTTAACGCCGAGGTTTTTGTGGCGGATCCTTCCGGGCAGTCAAAAAAATATGCGTTGGACAACAATATTCCCGAGAAGAATTTTTCCGGTTCTCTGGATGATTTCATTGATAAAGTGGACGCGGTGGATATTGTCACTCCTGCCGATACCCATTACTCTTTATGCCTTAAAGCCATGCAGAAAGGAAAAGATGTTTTTATCGAGAAACCTCTCACTCTAAAATCTTCGGAATGTAAGAAGCTGTCTGAAACCGCCGAAGAAAAGAAACTGATCCTTCAGGTGGGACATGTTTTCCGCTTTGACCCCGCAACGGCATTTATGGTTCAGCAGATAAAGGAAGGGGTTCTGGGAAAAATCCAGTGGATGATAGGGAATTTTTACGGTTTTAAAAGGCCGAGAATGGATGCGGGAGTCACATGGTCCGATTCGCTGCATTTTATTGATTTGTTCAATTACCTTATGGGTAGTGTGCCGAAGAAAGTTTTAGCCAGGCTTAATGATAACCTGGGCAGGGGCATGGATGATGCTTCCTGGGTGTCTTTGATATATGAAAATGCGGAAGCCGAAGTAAGAGCAAATTATTTTCGGCCGCATAAAAAGAGAGAGGTTGTAATCATCGGCTCTGAGGCCACGCTGGAGTGTGATTTTAGTTCCTCTCAGGACAAAATTAAGATATACAAGAATACTCATATAAGAAATAAGAACACGTGGGTTGCGACTCAGGGAGAGGTTATCACGCAGGAAATAATGCAGGCGGAACCTCTTGTTCTGGAGTTGAACAGTTTTATTGATTGTGTAAAGACCAGGGAAAAACCGCTGGCCGGCGGATGGGACGGTTATAATGTGGTAAAAATAATTGAAGCGGCGTATGAATCCTCGAAATCCGGCGGAATTATTGATTTAGCTTGAAAGGAAGGTTCAGGAAATGGGAAAAATACCATTGTCAAAAGTATATGAATCGCAGGAAATCCGAAATAGTATCCTGAAGGTTATTGATTCGGGTAATTTTATTTTAGGGCCGGAGTCCGGGTCGTTTGAAAAAGAGCTTGCCTGTTATCTGGGTGTGAAAAGGTTTGTCCTTTCAAATTCATGGACATCCGCGGTCTATCTTCTATTGAAGGCCATGAATATCGAAGAAGGAAAAGAAATCCTTCTCCCGTCCCTGACCGCTTTTCCTTCCGTGGAGCCGATATGCCATGTCGGGTTAAAGCCGGTTTTTGTCGATATTGATGAAACTTATTGTATGGATCCTGATGACCTGAGGAAAAAAATAACTCCGGAATCCGCGGGTATTTTGCCCGTTCACCTGTACGGACAGGCTGCCAACATGGAAGAGATAATGGCTATCGCCGAAGAAAAAGGGTTGTTTATAATTGAAGATTGCGCGCAGGCCATCGGAGCAAAATATAACGGCAAGCAGGCAGGCAGCCTTACGATAGCTTCGGGTTTTTCATTTTACCCGTCAAAAAACCTTACCGTATATGGAGACGGGGGAGGAATTGCCACAAATGACGATTCTCTTGCCGACGAAGTGGTTGCGCTGAGGAATCATGGCAGAAAAAGTAAATTTTTCAATGATGAGATTGGTTTCAATATGAGATTCAACGAGATTCAGGCAGTTGTCGGCCGGTGCCAGCTTCGGGTTATTGATGAGTTAAACGCAAAAAGAAGGAAACATGCGGCAAGGTATTCATCTCTGCTGCAGGGAGTGGTAAAAATTCCCGAAATCAGGAAATTATCAGAGCATGTTTTCCATATGTATGTAATAGAAGTTGCCGATAGGGACAAACTTCGGGATTTCCTTAAGCAGAAGGGAATCGGGACCGGCATACATTATCCCGTTCCTGTCCATAAACAACCGGCGATAATAAATCTTTTTGGAGATATATCCCTGCCGAAAACGGAAGAAGCCGTTGATAAGATATTGTCTCTTCCGATGTTCCCCGATCTGACTGAAAAAGAGATTGATTTTGTGGCGGGATGCATCAAGGAATTTACAGGAAGATAATATGAAAAATTCCGAGACAGGCGTATACCTTTCAATTTGTGTCCCCGTTTTCAATGAGGAAGATAATATCCCCATTCTGGTGGATCGTATCGTTAAAGTTATGGGGAAAGAAAATTGCAAGTATGAAATAATTATGGTGGATGACTGCAGTACGGATAATTCATGGAAAGCGATGATTGAAGCGAAAACAAAATGCCCGTCCCTGCGCTGCCTTCAATTTGAAAAAAATTCCGGGGAAAGCGCGGCTGAAAACGCTTCAATGAAAGCTTCCAGAGGTGAAATCCTTATGACTATCGATGCCGACCTTGAAAATGAACCCGAAGATATTCCCGCGTTTCTGGAAAAAATAAGGGATTTCGATTGCGTCTGCGGAACCAGGGTGGGAAAAAGGAAAGACGGTTTTATTAAAAATATGTCTTCGCGGACGGCTAATTTTATCAGGAACAGCGTGCTCCAGGATAAAATTACCGATGCCGGGTGCACCTATCGCGCGTTCAGGAAAGAGTGTTTCGAAAGTATTGTTATGTATAACGGCTTTCACCGCTTTCTTCCGACGCTCTTTAAAATGAAAGGTTTTTCAGTCGCGGAGATACCCGTCGGACATTCGAAAAGGATGTACGGTAAATCAAAATACGGTGTCTGGAACAGGCTTTTTAAATCTTTTGCCGATATGCTGGCGGTCAGGTGGATGAAAAAACGGATGCTTAATTATTCAGTAAAACAGGAGAGATAAAATGAGCCAGATAGCGAATTATTTCTTTGAAATAGCGGGCAGGCTGAAAAGTCCATGGGCGATAATAGGGGCTGTGGGTATGATTTGTTTCAGTTCCAGGTTCCTTGTCCAGTGGATAGCAAGCGAAAAGAAGAAACAAAGCGTTATTCCGGTTTCCTTCTGGTATCTAAGCATTATAGGAAGCCTTCTTCTCCTGGCATACGGTCTTTTCTACGTAAGAGACCCGTTTTTTATCCTTGGTTATCTTTTTAACAGCGTAGTGTATTTCCGCAATTTGTATTTTATCCATAAGAAAAGAGTTGTTTGACCCTGCGATATTTAAAACACGGTAAAAGAAGTTGAAGACTTTTTTGTCAGATTATAAATTCGATATACTTGTAATTACCGCGGTTTTTATTCTTACTTCATTCGCGGGATATTGGAATATCCCCGTTGAAAGGACACAGGAAGCGAGGATTGCCGTTACCGCCAGGGAAGCATTGGAGGACGGCAACTGGCTTATTCCCACGCTTAACGGCGCCCCGAGATTAAAGAAACCTCCTCTCATGACATGGATAGTCGCTTTGTCATATAAATGTTTTGGAAAAATAAACGAGTTCAGCGCCAGGTTTCCTTCAGTCCTGTTTGCCTATATAGCCGCTTTGGGTCTTTTCTTTCTCGGTATAAGGCTTTTCGGGAGACTGGAAGCCCGGGTTTCATCGCTTGTGATGATTACGGCATTTCAATTTATAAAACATTCACGGCTGGCTGAAATTGATATGGCCCTTTTACTTTGTGTTTTATTCACGAAGATGTTCTGGTATCTGGCGCTTTCTTCGCGGGAAAGAAAGCGGTTATTTTATATTCTGGGGTACATTGCCGGGGCAGTGGCCGTTAATCTCAAAGGCCCCGCCGGTTTTGTTATCCCGTTTGTATCTTTTCTGACATTGCTTTTGCTGATGAAAAGATTCGATGAATTCAAGAAATGGCTTAATCCCGCCGGCATATTGCTGTGTATCGTCCTCAGTTCAAGCTGGTATCTGCTTGCCGTCTTCCATGAAAAAAGAATAGCATCCGCGGTATTCAGAGATGAACTTGAAATAGCATTTATCAAAGGGATAGACCACCCGGGCCCTTTTTATTACTATTTATACACTCTTTTTATTTGTTTTGCCCCCTGGACGGTATTTATGTACGCGGCGGCTTTTTTTGCGCTGGTAAAAAAGGAAAAAAACAGGGAGATGCTTTTTGTTCTGGTATGGTTTTTTGTTTCGCTGGTGCTTTTATCTTTAACGCCCAACAAGCAGCCTCATTATGCTTTGCTGGGGTTTCCTCCCATGGCGCTTATAACAGGCTGGTTTGCCGGTGATATCGCGAAGCGTAAAAGCGCGAAAAAATATCTTATGATAATAACCTGTGTCCTTGTGTCGGCGGTGACGGCGGGAGCGCTTGCCGATTCTTTCTTTCTTCATAAAAAAATATATCCGGATTCTTCTTTTAAGGGCTTTGCGGACAAGATAAAGGAAGATAAGATAGATATCCGGGATATATATACCTATAAGTTCATGAATGCCGAACTCATTTTTTACCTGGGCGGGCCGCTCCCGGTAATAAAACCGGATGAGCTCAGCCGGATCCTTAAGGACCGCGGGAATATGTATATAATAACAAGGGCGGAAGACGCGCCCGATTTACCTCAGGGCCGGGAACTTATAAGATACCGGTATGACGGCAGGATTTATGTTCTGCTGTCTATATAGATTCCACCGCTGATTTTGCGGCTTTTATGCCGCTCGCCATTTCATATTCCACAAACCCCGGAACGGGTGAAGGATCGCATAATCGGATGTTTTTTATCCGGTTAAAATAATTTTTGATTATGTTTATTTTGTCTTCAAAGCCGGCTTCATATACGGGAAGCGCTTCTTCGAATCGATGGACGTCCGCTCTTATAAATAATTTCGGCTCAGCAAGAGCCATTGTTTTCAGTTCATATAATGCCTTGTTTGTTATTTCTTCATCTGTTTTATCCCACAGTTCATCTTTGGAGTCACAGAAATATAATAAAGTTATGCCCGAACAGGTGTCATTCCTTCCGGCGTTAAAGAAAAAATGGGCTATTGAAGCGCCTATCCCGGGGTTGGATATGAATACGGGTCCTCGTCCGGCCCGGCCCGGAGCATTAATTAAGATATTGACGCATAAAAGGTTTCTTGCGCGCAGGCTTGATGACGCGTCCCTGACGTTTTGGGGAATCAGAGAGATAATTGAATTTATAAAATTATGAACCGGATATGCCAAAATCAGTTTATCAGGGAAATAATCCCTTGTTCCCGCCACTATTTTTGTGATTGTGTTCCGGGAGATCTCGGTTTCTTTGAGGGGCGCTTCAAATATGAATTTTGTGTTTTTGCGCTTTAAATATAAAAAAAGCCTGTCGGTTAACCGCAGAGGTTCCTTATCCGGGTAAAAAGTATTGTTTCCCGAAGTGAGACCGTTTTGCTCTATCGGGACCAGGAAAGAACTGAGGTTTGCCCATAAGAAAGGGCTCAGGTTTTTACAGGGCGCGCCGAACATCTTTTCCAGAAAAGCCCTGATAAAAAGCCCGTATAATCTTTCTCCGATATGTCTTGCCGCAAGATATTCCAATGTGTTTTCCGAGCCCCTCCTCCTGTCCGGGGCGCCAAACCTTTTTAAGAGGAATGATAAACTCCCGGGTATGCCCAGGAGCTTTATGACGGACATGAGGTTTTCGGGATAAGTCTTGAATCCGGTTTCAGTAAAAAATACAGGACGCAGGCTTATTGTCTTTATTCCCCCGGGATAAAGGTCCCGTGACATTTTCAGTGATTCAGGAGACTGCAATGCAAGGTTTTTGGGATATACGTCGAAGATGTTTTCGCCGGATTTAACGGTTTGTAATATCCCGCCCGGATTTTTCGCAGGGCTGAATACGATCGGGGAAACACCTTTTTTGCAAAGATAGTAAGCTGCCGACAACCCGCGAAGACCGGCTCCGGCTATTATAACGGTTTTATCCTTATCCTTTTCCATAATATATAATAATAGAATATGCCGGACTGCTATGGAGATTTTCCGGGAAAATTTATATAATATCCGCTTCCTGGAGCCCTAAAAAGGAGCAGGTTTCCTTAATGAGTTTTTCCTGAACGGGCGCAAAAGATTTATCAGAGCCGGAAAGCTTTTTTACCGCCGTGACTATAGACATCTTTTCCGCGACGGTATAGGATTCGCTGATTCTCTCTATTATTTCCACACCGGGCGATTTTTCCATTTCAACGGAAACAAAATGGTATATCTCATCTATATCGTCTTCGGTTGCGCCTTTTGCCTGCAGGAAATCGTTCAGGCAGTTAAGTTCTCCCATAGCAACGGAGCCGTCGGAAGCGGTCATCAGTACCCATAAGAGGGAAATGTCTTTTATAAGCTCTTTCCCTTTGTTTTTAACGGGTTTTTTTTCGGTTTTTTTGGTTTTCATTATAATTAATTATACTTCTTTTAATTTTATATGTAAAATTAAATAGTGATTTTTAAATACATTGACAGTATAGTATTAATATAATATTATTTCTTCCCTCTTTAAAAAGAACTTTGCGGCCAGATAGCTCAGCAGGTAGAGCAGAGGACTGAAAATCCTTGTGTCGGCGGTTCGATTCCGTCTCTGGCCACCATCATAAAATTTTCAATCTGCTTATCTGGAGCCCACGATCAGACTTGAACTGATAACCTGCGCATTACGAATGCGCTGCTCTGCCAGTTGAGCTACGTGGGCATTAGGATTGAGCAAGAATATATACCACAGCCGCGATTTTTTCAAGGCGAAAAAAGGTGTATTTTAAAAGTCCCACACTCCCTGTATACCGGCTCCGCAATATTTGCACTTCCCGTCTTTTATATTATTGATTTCGATGTAATATCCCGATCTTTTTATCAGCATGCGTTTACAATTGGGACAATATGTGTCGGAAAGGCCTTCTCCCGCGACATTTCCTATATAAACATATTTTATGCCTTTTGATTCGGCTATTTTTTTTGCTTCCAGGAGTGTTTTTACAGGCGTCGGAGGCCTGTTTCTCAGCTGGTAATGGGGATAGAATCTTGAAAAATGAACGGGCATTTCCGTGCCGATATTTGCCGCAATCCATGAACACATGTCATTTATCAGTTTTTCGGAATCATTAACGCCGGGTATTATCAGATTTGTCAATTCGGTATGTACATTTTCTTCTTTAAGTATTTTGAAAGTTTTCAGCACCGGCCGCAGGGATGAATTGGTATATTCGCTGTAAAAATTCTCGCTGAAACCTTTCAGGTCTACATTTGCGGCGTCGAGATATCCGCATAATTCCCTTAAGGGTTCTTCTTCTATGAATCCGCATGTTATCCAGACGGTCTTCAGCCCTTTCTGTTTTGCAAGTTTTGCCGTATCAAGCATATATTCGTAAAATACGGTGGGTTCTGTGTAAGTGAATGCTATCGATTCACAGCCTTCTTTCAATGCGTTTGAAACAATTTCTTCCGGCGGAACGTTAAAATGGCGCGTATTTTCGGGGTAAGACTGGCTGATCTCCCAGTTCTGGCAGAACATACAGCTTAGATTGCAGCCGGCCGTGGCAAGCGAAAAAGACATGCTTCCCGGCAGAAAATGGTAAAGGGGTTTTTTTTCTACGGGATCGATATGAATGGATACGGGTTTGCCGTAAACCAGGGAATAAAGTTTACCCCCGTAATTGACCCTGACTCTGCATATGCCTCTTTGGCTCTCCTTGAGTACGCACCGCCGCGGACAGAGTCCGCACTGCACGCTTCCGTTGTCCAGCGGGGAATAAAACATAGCCTCTTTTAAAGACAGGTCGGCTTTCAGGGCATCTGTCCTGGAGAAAGTCGTTATTTTGTGAACGGACCCGAGCAGGGAAGGAGCGGATTCTGTAAATCGTTTTCCGAGACCGCACACAATCAGTAACAGCACAGCCAAAAATAAAAAAGAGATTATAAGAGGTTTTTTCATTTTTTTATATTTTCTATTTTCTATCGGATAATTATATCCTGCGGATATATGAAAAAACAAGCATAGGTTAAAAAAACACGGGAAAGATCATTCTTTATTCCTGAATGAAGACAGTATCTTCTGGAAGGCTCCGGCGGGACAGAAAAACCTGCACCAGAACCGGTCAATGACAATCGATGACATAAAAGCCGTGACGACAATAAGCCATGCTATGAGATCCCCTTTTAAGCCGAACAATGTTCCGAAAGGCTCAAATCTGCTTGAAGGAATCCTTATATTGACGGTATACGCGGCAAGAATAACGAAAAGAAGGATGAAGCGGGTTTTTTCAAGCAGGCGCGAAAGAGGTTCCCTGATTATTATTTTTTTCCTGTTTAAGCGGCCCAGAAAGGACTGAAGCAGACCAAAAGGGCAGATAAAGGAACAATAAAGGTTGCCGAACGCGATTGTGAAAATGATGAGAGTTATTATAAATACAGGCAGAACAATATTGTATTGCTGCAGGATGTTGCCCGTTAGAAAATTTGCCAGGTGTCCGCCGGTCAACATCGTTTTTTTCCAGAAGCCCAGAACAAAGAGGGAGTATAACATGGTAAAATAACGCATACCTTCCCGTTTGAATAATACATATAGGGAAGCTGTAATAAACGGTAAAATTATTATTATAACCGATATAACGGATTTAAAATCCGCTTTTTCCCTTAAATATACGGGGTTTTCAAGATAAATGGATGCGCCGGCGTAGGATTTGAGGAAAGAGTCCAGTATTGCGGATGAAGAAATTGTTGCTCCCGAAACAGAATCCAGCCCGGCGCGTTTCTCTTTAAAATTTTCCGGGCAAATGCCTTTAAATTTTTCGAAAAAACCTGATTCTCCGATTAGTTCCGCATATGGGCATGTTTCATTATGTTCGATTAATCTGAATTCTTCAACCTTTAGTCCCGGGTCTGTTACTATGGCGGTTATCAGCCGGCCGCCGAAACCTGTAAATTTCCCGAAACCTTCGGAGAGGATTATATAACCCGTTATTTTATGGTCTTTATAACAGCAAAAAACGTAATCGTTAAAGGATGAAGGCTGTATAAGATCTGCTTCGGGCGCCAGAGATATGACATCCTGCCGGCCGGGGGAATCAATATTCCCGGTTTCTATTATCTGGTTTTTGACTGTTGCCGCCCCGATTATAAAAAAGTAAATGGCAATAAGGACTGAGATTATGCGTGTTGCGGTTGACAAAAAACGTATTTTAACCAGATAAATGCCGAATATAGAAGGCAGCATAACCAGTGTTGTAGCGGCGAAGAATGAAGCAAACATAATAATTCCGTAAGTGGGTGAAGATAGCCTTAAAACAGCCGTTATTAATAGTATAAATGGAGGGCATAGATTGATTCCGGCTGTAAATCCCAGTAAAAGTGGGATATGGTAT includes these proteins:
- a CDS encoding PilZ domain-containing protein is translated as MKGERRRFQRLKISGTIKVFKKGFIGKSEPIHVHISDISRAGAKIVSAVSLNQNVNVILAFKSKDMINPIEIKGKTLWSRPLDLKGKQFIMTGIKFSKTCDKEYEDIATMLIAHLG
- a CDS encoding Gfo/Idh/MocA family oxidoreductase, with amino-acid sequence MKILLAGLGRWGSNHLRILKMLNAEVFVADPSGQSKKYALDNNIPEKNFSGSLDDFIDKVDAVDIVTPADTHYSLCLKAMQKGKDVFIEKPLTLKSSECKKLSETAEEKKLILQVGHVFRFDPATAFMVQQIKEGVLGKIQWMIGNFYGFKRPRMDAGVTWSDSLHFIDLFNYLMGSVPKKVLARLNDNLGRGMDDASWVSLIYENAEAEVRANYFRPHKKREVVIIGSEATLECDFSSSQDKIKIYKNTHIRNKNTWVATQGEVITQEIMQAEPLVLELNSFIDCVKTREKPLAGGWDGYNVVKIIEAAYESSKSGGIIDLA
- a CDS encoding DegT/DnrJ/EryC1/StrS family aminotransferase; this translates as MGKIPLSKVYESQEIRNSILKVIDSGNFILGPESGSFEKELACYLGVKRFVLSNSWTSAVYLLLKAMNIEEGKEILLPSLTAFPSVEPICHVGLKPVFVDIDETYCMDPDDLRKKITPESAGILPVHLYGQAANMEEIMAIAEEKGLFIIEDCAQAIGAKYNGKQAGSLTIASGFSFYPSKNLTVYGDGGGIATNDDSLADEVVALRNHGRKSKFFNDEIGFNMRFNEIQAVVGRCQLRVIDELNAKRRKHAARYSSLLQGVVKIPEIRKLSEHVFHMYVIEVADRDKLRDFLKQKGIGTGIHYPVPVHKQPAIINLFGDISLPKTEEAVDKILSLPMFPDLTEKEIDFVAGCIKEFTGR
- a CDS encoding glycosyltransferase family 2 protein yields the protein MKNSETGVYLSICVPVFNEEDNIPILVDRIVKVMGKENCKYEIIMVDDCSTDNSWKAMIEAKTKCPSLRCLQFEKNSGESAAENASMKASRGEILMTIDADLENEPEDIPAFLEKIRDFDCVCGTRVGKRKDGFIKNMSSRTANFIRNSVLQDKITDAGCTYRAFRKECFESIVMYNGFHRFLPTLFKMKGFSVAEIPVGHSKRMYGKSKYGVWNRLFKSFADMLAVRWMKKRMLNYSVKQER
- a CDS encoding lipid-A-disaccharide synthase N-terminal domain-containing protein; this translates as MSQIANYFFEIAGRLKSPWAIIGAVGMICFSSRFLVQWIASEKKKQSVIPVSFWYLSIIGSLLLLAYGLFYVRDPFFILGYLFNSVVYFRNLYFIHKKRVV
- a CDS encoding glycosyltransferase family 39 protein — protein: MKTFLSDYKFDILVITAVFILTSFAGYWNIPVERTQEARIAVTAREALEDGNWLIPTLNGAPRLKKPPLMTWIVALSYKCFGKINEFSARFPSVLFAYIAALGLFFLGIRLFGRLEARVSSLVMITAFQFIKHSRLAEIDMALLLCVLFTKMFWYLALSSRERKRLFYILGYIAGAVAVNLKGPAGFVIPFVSFLTLLLLMKRFDEFKKWLNPAGILLCIVLSSSWYLLAVFHEKRIASAVFRDELEIAFIKGIDHPGPFYYYLYTLFICFAPWTVFMYAAAFFALVKKEKNREMLFVLVWFFVSLVLLSLTPNKQPHYALLGFPPMALITGWFAGDIAKRKSAKKYLMIITCVLVSAVTAGALADSFFLHKKIYPDSSFKGFADKIKEDKIDIRDIYTYKFMNAELIFYLGGPLPVIKPDELSRILKDRGNMYIITRAEDAPDLPQGRELIRYRYDGRIYVLLSI
- a CDS encoding FAD-dependent oxidoreductase, translated to MEKDKDKTVIIAGAGLRGLSAAYYLCKKGVSPIVFSPAKNPGGILQTVKSGENIFDVYPKNLALQSPESLKMSRDLYPGGIKTISLRPVFFTETGFKTYPENLMSVIKLLGIPGSLSFLLKRFGAPDRRRGSENTLEYLAARHIGERLYGLFIRAFLEKMFGAPCKNLSPFLWANLSSFLVPIEQNGLTSGNNTFYPDKEPLRLTDRLFLYLKRKNTKFIFEAPLKETEISRNTITKIVAGTRDYFPDKLILAYPVHNFINSIISLIPQNVRDASSSLRARNLLCVNILINAPGRAGRGPVFISNPGIGASIAHFFFNAGRNDTCSGITLLYFCDSKDELWDKTDEEITNKALYELKTMALAEPKLFIRADVHRFEEALPVYEAGFEDKINIIKNYFNRIKNIRLCDPSPVPGFVEYEMASGIKAAKSAVESI
- a CDS encoding TerB family tellurite resistance protein, whose amino-acid sequence is MKTKKTEKKPVKNKGKELIKDISLLWVLMTASDGSVAMGELNCLNDFLQAKGATEDDIDEIYHFVSVEMEKSPGVEIIERISESYTVAEKMSIVTAVKKLSGSDKSFAPVQEKLIKETCSFLGLQEADII
- the amrS gene encoding AmmeMemoRadiSam system radical SAM enzyme, which produces MKKPLIISFLFLAVLLLIVCGLGKRFTESAPSLLGSVHKITTFSRTDALKADLSLKEAMFYSPLDNGSVQCGLCPRRCVLKESQRGICRVRVNYGGKLYSLVYGKPVSIHIDPVEKKPLYHFLPGSMSFSLATAGCNLSCMFCQNWEISQSYPENTRHFNVPPEEIVSNALKEGCESIAFTYTEPTVFYEYMLDTAKLAKQKGLKTVWITCGFIEEEPLRELCGYLDAANVDLKGFSENFYSEYTNSSLRPVLKTFKILKEENVHTELTNLIIPGVNDSEKLINDMCSWIAANIGTEMPVHFSRFYPHYQLRNRPPTPVKTLLEAKKIAESKGIKYVYIGNVAGEGLSDTYCPNCKRMLIKRSGYYIEINNIKDGKCKYCGAGIQGVWDF
- a CDS encoding 4Fe-4S binding protein, translating into MIQYISEGFILGLSTGIACGATCLPFLIPVFSFSGKKNLFHAFVIFALFSLGRFIAYMLFGTLTVLTGYYISAFPLSQLLKGVLLITMSVIVLFLIHSGGMANKPCISGKPLNKIYHIPLLLGFTAGINLCPPFILLITAVLRLSSPTYGIIMFASFFAATTLVMLPSIFGIYLVKIRFLSTATRIISVLIAIYFFIIGAATVKNQIIETGNIDSPGRQDVISLAPEADLIQPSSFNDYVFCCYKDHKITGYIILSEGFGKFTGFGGRLITAIVTDPGLKVEEFRLIEHNETCPYAELIGESGFFEKFKGICPENFKEKRAGLDSVSGATISSSAILDSFLKSYAGASIYLENPVYLREKADFKSVISVIIIILPFITASLYVLFKREGMRYFTMLYSLFVLGFWKKTMLTGGHLANFLTGNILQQYNIVLPVFIITLIIFTIAFGNLYCSFICPFGLLQSFLGRLNRKKIIIREPLSRLLEKTRFILLFVILAAYTVNIRIPSSRFEPFGTLFGLKGDLIAWLIVVTAFMSSIVIDRFWCRFFCPAGAFQKILSSFRNKE